A region of Armatimonadota bacterium DNA encodes the following proteins:
- a CDS encoding flavodoxin family protein, with amino-acid sequence MKVLLVNGSPHDKGCTYTALEEVAKTLNAEGIETEIFQLGTKPLSGCIACGNCAKTGRCVFSDRVNDFLDIAQDADGFVFGSPVHYASAGGAITSFMDRVFYADFRSGKQSFYLKPAAAVVSARRAGTTATFDQLNKYFTISEMPVISSRYWNMVHGHTPDDVKEDLEGLQIMRVLGRNMAWFLKCKEAGLKAGVKLPEREESVFTNFIR; translated from the coding sequence ATGAAAGTATTGTTAGTGAATGGCAGCCCTCATGATAAGGGGTGCACGTATACAGCATTGGAAGAAGTTGCAAAAACGCTGAATGCAGAAGGAATTGAAACCGAAATATTCCAGCTAGGAACAAAGCCGTTGTCCGGGTGTATTGCTTGTGGAAACTGTGCGAAAACCGGGCGCTGTGTATTTTCGGATCGAGTCAATGATTTTCTCGATATTGCGCAAGATGCCGACGGGTTTGTATTCGGTTCTCCCGTGCATTATGCATCTGCGGGAGGGGCCATCACATCTTTTATGGACCGTGTTTTCTATGCCGATTTTCGCTCTGGCAAACAATCCTTTTACCTTAAACCGGCAGCTGCAGTTGTATCAGCCAGAAGAGCCGGAACGACCGCCACATTCGATCAGCTCAATAAGTATTTCACCATCTCAGAGATGCCTGTCATTTCATCAAGATACTGGAACATGGTGCATGGCCATACACCGGATGATGTCAAAGAAGATCTTGAGGGATTGCAGATAATGCGCGTATTAGGAAGAAACATGGCCTGGTTTTTGAAATGCAAAGAGGCTGGTCTTAAAGCCGGAGTCAAATTACCTGAGCGAGAAGAAAGTGTATTTACTAATTTTATCCGGTAA